The Montipora foliosa isolate CH-2021 chromosome 1, ASM3666993v2, whole genome shotgun sequence genome has a window encoding:
- the LOC137967827 gene encoding uncharacterized protein, whose product MHCRVCSNKKSSGLGAKHHDCRANWGGSSKGMESDLAVEMLNTQKDDTFQVSTIIGDDDSTTMAMVRQQVDHQVEKWSDVNHAKKSLGTRLYKLQQQEKKLTSQVIKYLQKCFAYALSQNKGNPEGVRNAILNIVPHAYGEHGQCGDWCQFRKDPTAKYKSLPRGLALEGDSLRLVLNNVFAIYARNAEKLAPFGSTLANESFNNSVASKAPKARHYSGSESLDFRVKAAACQKNIGHSYVSEVNKENCLSPGMVTSRRGIQLNNKAKKRKTHDETREAKRRRIELKEERSTRQYQNTVREGDTYQKDIGLWHSSDILEIPTPVTTPQNESLMSVNSTAKIMFDVETTSLANNADIIQLSAAHGQDEFNTYIMPEKEITPRASQVTHLAVVRGRLCLRGKPVDSKSANEGLKSFVEWLKAKGMPVVLFAHNAKSFDCKRITYSLQKCDLLSSFQSCVVGFVDTLILFKTILPQREKYSQESLVSDLLGISYSAHDSLEDVRALQQLVSYKEVNNEAISKSSFTLNYAINSTKYCLNKAVNLHSLRPLIASKVITKGMGDKIAGSGLTLSHLKLSILRGGKEGLKSVLTEKVNGKPRVTATSRIIAALFSYLHVGNM is encoded by the exons ATGCACTGCAGAGTTTGCAGCAACAAAAAGTCATCTGGACTTGGAGCAAAACATCATGACTGTCGAGCTAACTGGGGTGGCAGTTCAAAAGGAATGGAGTCTGATCTGGCTGTGGAAATGTTAAACACCCAGAAGGATGATACATTTCAAGTATCTACTATCATAGGAGATGATGACAGCACCACCATGGCTATGGTGCGACAACAAGTAGACCACCAAGTCGAGAAATGGAGTGATGTCAACCATGCAAAAAAATCACTTG GTACTCGACTTTACAAGCTACAACAGCAAGAGAAAAAACTTACAAGCCAAGTGATTAAGTACCTTCAGAAGTGCTTTGCCTATGCGCTCAGCCAAAATAAAGGAAATCCAGAAGGGGTCCGTAATGCTATATTGAACATTGTACCACATGCATATGGTGAGCATGGTCAATGCGGTGATTGGTGCCAGTTTCGGAAAGACCCCACAGCAAAGTACAAGTCCCTACCACGTGGTTTAGCCCTGGAGGGTGACAGCCTAAGACTGGTACTTAACAATGTGTTTGCAATCTACGCACGAAATGCTGAGAAGCTAGCCCCTTTTGGTAGTACCCTGGCCAATGAATCATTTAATAACAGTGTTGCCAGTAAAGCACCTAAAGCACGGCACTACAGCGGCTCAGAGAGCTTGGATTTCAGGGTCAAAGCTGCAGCTTGCCAAAAAAACATTGGGCACAGCTATGTGTCAGAG GTCAACAAAGAAAACTGTTTATCGCCAGGAATGGTAACCAGTCGACGTGGGATACAACTGAATAACAAGGCCAAGAAAAGGAAAACTCACGATGAAACCAGAGAAGCCAAGAGGAGGAGGATTGAGTTGAAGGAGGAAAGGAGTACTCGCCAGTACCAAAATACTGTGAGAGAAGGGGACACATACCAAAAGGATATAGGACTGTGGCATAGCTCTGACATCTTAGAAATTCCAACCCCCGTTACAACACCACAGAATGAGAGTTTGATGTCAGTCAATTCAACAGCTAAAATCATGTTTGATGTGGAAACAACAAGCCTTG CCAACAATGCTGACATTATACAACTCTCAGCTGCCCATGGACAAGATGAATTCAACACCTACATAATGCCAGAGAAAGAGATCACACCCAGAGCATCACAAGTCACCCATCTTGCAGTGGTAAGAGGAAGACTTTGCCTAAGAGGAAAGCCAGTGGATTCCAAAAGTGCAAATGAAGGCCTCAAGAGTTTCGTGGAGTGGTTAAAGGCAAAAGGGATGCCAGTAGTGCTGTTTGCTCACAATGCCAAATCTTTTGATTGCAAGCGTATAACTTATTCTCTCCAGAAATGTGATCTTTTAAGTTCCTTTCAAAGTTGTGTTGTAGGGTTTGTTGATACATTAATATTGTTTAAAACAATTCTGCCACAAAGAGAGAAATACTCTCAGGAAAGTCTGGTGTCAGATCTTTTGGGAATTTCTTATAGTGCTCATGACTCTCTGGAAGATGTCAGGGCTCTTCAGCAACTTGTTTCCTACAAGGAAGTAAATAACGAAGCTATTAGCAAGTCCAGCTTCACCTTAAATTATGCCATCAACAGTACAAAGTACTGTCTAAACAAGGCTGTCAACTTACATAGCCTGCGGCCCCTTATTGCTTCAAAAGTTATTACCAAGGGCATGGGGGACAAAATTGCAGGTTCTGGGCTCACATTGAGCCATCTAAAGCTTTCAATTCTACGAGGTGGGAAGGAAGGGCTCAAAAGTGTTTTGACTGAAAAAGTCAATGGGAAACCCAGGGTAACAGCAACCTCAAGAATAATAGCTGCACTTTTCAGCTACTTACATGTTGGAAACATGTGA
- the LOC137967835 gene encoding uncharacterized protein gives MAISLPNFSPFKVHLDGNAGPRWKKWLVRFEILTIAIGITDDKQKRALLLHYGGPDVDEIFETLQDVGEDKDYNKAVEKLTAYFSPQVNTTYNGNNFRQAKQKDGETLDSFHTRLRSLANTCDFADPDKEIKEQIIVNCQSNPLRRKAPREDLYLAGLMKAGRALELSKVQAKDVENQDKTVKPPQKGKLTQPKVCRTNPPESANQVTHRDTDVADEYVYTVGRDKQPMCQVKIDEKQMEMMVDSGASVGLVDENNFRE, from the exons ATGGCGATTTCACTGCCAAACTTCTCACCGTTTAAAGTTCACCTCGATGGAAATGCAGGCCCTAGATGGAAGAAATGGCTAGTACGGTTCGAGATATTAACCATTGCAATAGGGATTACCGATGACAAGCAGAAAAGAGCTCTTCTGCTGCATTACGGCGGTCCAGATGTCGACGAGATCTTCGAGACACTTCAAGACGTCGGCGAGGACAAGGATTACAACAAGGCCGTCGAAAAACTAACTGCTTACTTCTCTCCACAAGTGAACACAACATACAACGGAAACAACTTCCGTCAGGCCAAGCAAAAGGATGGAGAAACTCTAGACAGTTTCCATACCCGTCTGAGAAGCCTAGCAAACACCTGCGATTTCGCAGATCCAGACAAAGAGATTAAAGAACAAATCATCGTGAACTGCCAGTCAAACCCTCTTCGGCGTAAAGCTCCGCGTGAGGACCTCTATCTAGCTGGTCTCATGAAAGCTGGTAGAGCCCTGGAATTAAGCAAAGTACAAGCGAAGGATGTTGAAAATCAGGATAAAACGGTAAAACCACCCCAAAAAGGAAAACTAACACAACCCAAAG TTTGCAGAACAAACCCACCTGAGTCGGCAAACCAGGTCACGCATCGAGACACTGATGTAGCAGATGAGTACGTGTACACAGTAGGCCGTGACAAACAACCTATGTGCCAAGTCAAGATCGAcgaaaaacaaatggaaatgaTGGTTGACTCCGGAGCATCGGTTGGTCTTGTCGATGAGAACAACTTCAGGGAATAA